Sequence from the Thermocoleostomius sinensis A174 genome:
TGCTTAATCTGGAGAATTGAACCGTGGACATGGCTGAAGGGCAACTCCGACTTGAATGCAGTAATGCCGAAACATGAAAAGGGAGCGATCGGGGTCAATTCAGCCAATTAGACAGCATCAACTTTGCCCGGTCATGCCCCCCAATCTCACGCTCGGCAGTTAGCGTACTCAATCGGCAGGCTTCATCAGTGCACCAATAAATATTCACCGCCTGAACCGATGAATATTTATTGACAGCACCAATCAACCTTCGATCGAGTCCCTAACATCCACAACCTGAGTGACCACAACCGTCGCCACTTTGATGACCATTAGCACAGGCTTCGCTGCAATAGTGCTTACCGTCTTTTTCGATCGCATCACTGAGATTGACGACACACAGACAGGGTTCGCAGGCACACTTCATTTGAGTCACCGTTGTCATGGTGTTACTCCTTGGTAAATTCAGTTCA
This genomic interval carries:
- a CDS encoding metallothionein, which gives rise to MTTVTQMKCACEPCLCVVNLSDAIEKDGKHYCSEACANGHQSGDGCGHSGCGC